GCTACGCGGGCGTGCTCAAGGAAGTGGGCGAGACGTCGGCGCTTTTCGACTTCAATCACCCGCTTGCCGGCCAGACGCTGGCGTTCGAAGTGAAAATCATCGGAATTCTGTAGCCATGAGCCTGATCGAAAGCCTCACCGATATCGAAACCGACGTCGAAATCCTGCTCGCGCAGCCGCGCGGCTTCTGCGCGGGCGTGGACCGCGCGATCGAAATCGTCGAGCGCGCGATCAAGCTGTTCGGCGCGCCGATCTATGTGCGCCACGAGATCGTGCATAACGCGTACGTCGTCGCCGATTTGCGCAAGAAGGGCGCGATCTTCATCGAGGAACTGTCGGACGTGCCCGAGGGCAGCACGCTGATTTTCAGCGCGCACGGCGTCTCGAAAGCCGTGCGCGTCGAAGCGGAAACGCGCGGGCTGCGCGTGTTCGACGCCACGTGCCCGCTCGTGACCAAGGTGCACATGGAAGTCGCGAAGATGCGTCAGGAAGGCTTCGATATCGTGATGATCGGCCACAAGGGACACCCGGAAGTCGAAGGCACGATGGGGCAGTCCGGCGAGGGCATGCATCTGGTCGAAGATATCGAGGACGTGCTGAAGCTCGATCTGCCCGACCCGAACCGCATTGCGTACGTGACGCAGACGACGCTCTCGGTCGACGACGCCTCCGCCATCATCAACGCGCTCAAGAACAAGTATCCCGCGATCAAGGAGCCGAAGAAGCAGGACATCTGCTACGCGACGCAGAATCGCCAGGACGCGGTGAAGTTCCTTGCGCCGCAGTGCGATGTCGTGATCGTGGTCGGCAGCCCGAACAGCTCGAATTCGAGCCGGCTGCGCGAAGTGGCCGAGCGCAGCGGCATCCCCGCCTATATGGTGGATTCGCCGACGCAGATCGATCCGAACTGGGTCGAAGGCAAGAAGCGCATCGGCGTGACGGCGGGCGCGTCGGCGCCGGAAGTGCTCGCGCAGGCTGTGATCGCGCGGCTTCGCGAACTCGGCGTGCGCAGCGTGCGCTCGCTGGAAGGCATCGAAGAGACCATTTCTTTTCCGCTGCCGCGCGGATTGTCGTTGCCGCAATAAGTTAGACGAAACCTTCGAAAAGCGCCTGCGGGCGCTTTTTTTTCGCCCAGGCACATGCGGCCGGCGGCGCGTGAACCATTTCAGTGCATCGTCGCAAAGCGCCGCAAACGTGTTCGGCCGAGCCTCGATAAAACCCCGCTCCCGGAATGGTGCAACTGCTGCACAAAACCGGATCGCAACCGGGTTGCGCTTTTTCGCGAAAATCGCCGAAAAATGCGGGTTGCAATGCTGGAAAACCCCGCCACGCAAGAATATTGCTCGTCTCATATTTAGCGTTACAATTCGCGCGTCCTGAGTCCGGAAGGGCCTCTGGCAACGGTTCTGAAAGGCGCAGGAGATCTCATTTGATGCGATTCAAGTTTGCTTACGCCGTGTCCATCGCGGCTGCGGTTGCAATGGCAACCGCATGCGGCAAGAAGGACGAAGGCGGAGCGAGCGGAGCAGCACCGGCGGCAAGCGCCCCGACGGCGGCGACGGCTGCGCCGGCACCGGCGAGCGAAGCGACGGTGGTGAAGATCGGCCATGTTGCGCCGTTGTCCGGCACGCAGGCGCATTTAGGGAAAGACAACGAAAACGGCGCGCGGCTCGCGCTGGAGGAAATCAGCGCGCAGGGTCTCACCATCGACGGCCGCTCCATTCGCCTCGTGCTAGACAGCCAGGACGACGCAGCCGACCCGCGCACCGGCGAAGAAGCCGCGCAGCGCCTGGTGGATGACCATGTGGTCGCGGTGATCGGCCATTTGAATTCGGGCGTATCGATTCCGGCGTCCAAGATTTATAGCGATGCGGGCATCGCGGAGATTTCGCCGTCGACGACGAACCCGCAATACACGAAGCAGGGTTACAAGACGACCTTCCGCGTGGTCGCAACCGATGCGCTGCAAGGCCCCGTGCTGGCCGGCTACGCGATCAAGACGCTGCACGCGAAGAAAGTGGTGATCGTGGACGACGCGACCGCCTACGGCCGCGGCCTCGCCGACGAGTTCGCCAAGACGGCGCAGGCGGGCGGGGTGAAGGTCGCCGCGCGCGAGACGACATCGGAGAAGGCGCGCAACTTCAGGGCGATCCTTTTGAAGATCAAGCGCATGCAGCCGGACGCCGTGATGTACGGCGGCATGGACGCAACGGGCGGCCCGTTCGCGAAAGAAGCGGCGGCGCTCGGCGTGAAGGCGAAGATTCTGGCGGGCGACGGCGTCTGCACGGAGCAACTGCCCGAACTGGCGGGAGACGCGGTGCAGAACGTCGTGTGTTCGGAAGCGGGACCCGCGCTCGCGAAGATGGACAAGGGCGCGGACTTCGCGCAGAAGTACGAGGCACGGTTTCACACGCCAGTGCAGATTTACGCGCCGTTCACGTACGACGCGGTGTACGTGATCGTCGATGCGATGAAGCGCGCCAATTCCATCGAAGCGAGCAAGGTGCTCGCGGCGATGGCCACGACGGATTTCAACGGTCTGACGGGGCATATCGCTTTCGACGACAAAGGCGATCTGAAGACCAGCACCATCACGCTTTACGACTTCAAGGACAAAAAGAAGGATGTGCTCGACGTCGTGAAGCAGTAGCAGCAGGCGTTTGCAGTCTTGCGGCGCCTATCCGACAAGCGCCGTTTCGCATCCGTCTGGCGGACGCCCGCACCTATCCGGCGGCGGGCGCAACGACAGGCGATTAACCCTTACCGGTTTTTTTAAAAGTACGCGCAGTGCCGCTCCAGATTTCGCTTCACACCGGTTTATCGGCCGGTGATAAAAGCGTCATCCGGTCGCACGGGGCTAAGGAGCTTTAAATGGATATTTTCATCCAGCAGATCCTCAACGGTCTGGTGCTTGGCAGCGTCTACGCCATCATCGCGTTGGGTTACACGATGGTGTACGGCATTCTCGGCATCATCAACTTCGCGCACGGCGACGTGCTGATGGTGGGCGCAATGGTGGCGCTTTCAGCCATCGGCGTCATGCAGAACCACTTTCCCTCGATGCCCGGCCCGATCATGCTGACGATCGCGCTTATCGTCGCGGCGATCGTCTGCGCGATCGTCGGCTACACCATCGAACGCGTCGCCTACCGGCCGCTGCGCAAGGCGCCGCGTCTCGCGCCGCTCATCACCGCAATCGGCGTGTCGATCTTGCTGCAAACGGTCGCCATGATGATCTGGGGCCGCAACCCGCTCGCGTTCCCGCAGCTGCTGCCGACCGACCCGATCAACGTCATCACCGCGACGGAAACGCGTCCCGGCGCGGTCATCTCGATGACGGAAATCGTGATCATCGTGGTGGCGTTCCTCGTGATGGGCGGCCTCCTGCTGCTCGTGCACAAGACCAAGCTCGGCCGCGCGATGCGCGCGATCGCGGAAAACCCCGGCGTCGCATCGCTGATGGGCGTGAACCCGAACTTCGTGATCTCGGCGACCTTCATGATCGGCTCGGCGCTTGCTGCGCTCGCCGGCGTGATGATCGCGTCCGAATACGGCAACGCGCACTTCTACATGGGCTTCATTCCCGGCCTGAAGGCGTTTACCGCGGCGGTGCTGGGCGGCATCGGCAACCTGGGCGGCGCGATGGTCGGCGGCGTGCTTCTCGGCCTCATCGAGCAGTTGGGCGCCGGTTACATCGGCAATCTGACGGGCGGCGTCTTCGGCAGCAACTATCAGGACGTGTTCGCCTTCGTCGTGCTGATCATCGTGCTCGTGTTCCGTCCGTCGGGTCTGCTCGGCGAACGTGTCGCGGACCGCGCTTAAAGACCGTGTGAGGAGCTCTACAAAATGACTTCGATTCAACCGATTGAGCCGTCCACGACGCTCATCCCCGAGAAGAACACGGGCAAGACGCTCGTCGTCGGCATCATCGTCGCCGCGTTCGTGATCGCCGCGCCGATGGTGATCGGCGCAGCCGGCGGCAACTACTGGGTCCGCGTGCTCGACTTCGCGATGCTCTACGTGATGCTCGCGCTCGGCCTCAACGTCGTGGTCGGCTTCGCCGGCCTGCTCGACCTGGGCTACATCGCGTTCTATGCAGTCGGCGCGTACGTCGCGGCGCTCCTGTCTTCGCCGCAGCTTACCTCGCAGTTCGAATGGATCGCGCATCTCGCGCCGGGCGGGCTGCATGTGCCGTTCCTTCTGATCGTGCCGGTCGCGATGGCGCTCGCCGCCACCTTCGGCGTGCTGCTCGGCGCACCGACGCTGCGTCTGCGTGGCGACTACCTCGCTATCGTGACGCTCGGCTTCGGTGAAATCGTGCGGATCTTCATGAACAACCTCGACCGTCCGGTGAACATCACGAACGGTCCGAAGGGCATCACGGGCATCGATCCGGTGACGGTGGCGGGCTTCAATCTGTCGCAGACGCACGAGCTGTTCGGCATGAAGTTCCCGTCGGTGTACATGTACTACTACCTGTTCGTGCTCGGCGCGCTCATCGTGATCTGGGTCTGTACGCGCCTGCAACACTCGCGTATCGGCCGCGCATGGGCCGCGATCCGCGAAGACGAAATCGCCGCGAAGGCCATGGGCATCAACACGCGTAACGTGAAGCTGCTCGCATTCGCGATGGGCGCATCGTTCGGCGGCCTGTCGGGCGCGATGTTTGGCGCCTTCCAGGGCTTCGTGTCGCCGGAATCGTTCACGTTCTGGGAATCGATCGTCGTGCTGGCGTGCGTGGTGCTCGGCGGCATGGGCCACATTCCGGGCGTGATTCTCGGCGCGGTGCTGCTCGCCGTGTTCCCCGAATTCCTGCGCTCGACGATGGGCCCGCTGCAAAACGCCGTCTTCGGCCATCAGATCGTGGATACCGAAGTCATCCGCCAGTTGCTGTACGGTCTGGCGATGGTGCTGATCATGCTGTATCGCTCGGAAGGCCTGTGGCCCGCCGCGAAACACGAAGACAAGATCGCGAAGATCGCGAAGCGCAACGGCAAGAAGCCGGTGCGCGCCTAAGCGGGGGAATCAAAAATGAGCGACAAACGTACTCGATTGTCCGTGAAGGGCGTGAACAAGCGTTTCGGCGGCTTGCAGGCGCTGTCGGAAGTGGGCCTCGAAATCAAGGAAGGCGAAATCTACGGCCTGATCGGCCCGAACGGCGCGGGCAAGACGACGTTCTTCAACGTCATCACGGGCCTCTATACGCCTGATTCCGGCGAATTCAAGCTCGACGGCGAAGCCTACACGCCGACCGCCGTGTATCAGGTGGCGAAGGCGGGCATCGCGCGCACGTTCCAGAACATTCGCCTCTTCGGCGGCATGACCGCGCTGGAGAACGTGATGGTCGGCCGCCATGTGCGCACGAAGCATGGCCTGATCGGCGCGGTGTTCCAGACGCCCGCCGAACGTCGTGAAGAGAAGGAAATCAAGGAGCGCGCGCTGGAACTGCTGGAGTACGTCGGCGTGCTGCAATACGCGGACTACACGTCGCGCAATCTGTCGTATGGCCACCAGCGTCGTCTGGAGATCGCGCGTGCTTTGGCGACCGATCCGAAGCTGCTCGCGCTCGACGAGCCCGCAGCCGGCATGAACGCGACGGAGAAGGTCGAACTCACGCGCCTACTCGACAAGATTCGCGCGGACGGCAAGACGATTCTGTTGATCGAACACGACGTGAAACTCGTGATGGGATTGTGCAACCGCATGACGGTGCTCGATTACGGCAAGGTGATCGCCGAGGGTCTGCCGCAGGACGTGCAGAAGGACCCGAAGGTGATCGAAGCATATCTGGGTGCGGGGGTGCACTAAATGGCGACCACAAGCGCAATGTTGAAGGTCAAGGGTCTGCAGGTGAACTACGGCGGCATCCAGGCGGTGAAGGGTGTCGATCTGGAAGTCGGGCAGGGCGAACTGGTCACGCTGATCGGCGCGAACGGCGCGGGCAAGACCACGACGATGAAGGCCATCACGGGCCTGAAGCCGTTCTCGGGCGGCGATATCGAGTACATGGGCCAGTCGATCAAGGGCGTGCCAACGCACGAGCTGTTGAAGCGCGGCCTCGCGATGGTGCCGGAAGGCCGCGGCATTTTCGCGCGCATGTCGATTCTCGAGAACATGCAGATGGGCGCGTATCTGCGCAACGATTCTGATGGCATTCAGAAGGACACCGAACGGATGTTCGGCTTCTTTCCGCGCCTGAAGGAGCGGGCGTCGCAGTATGCGGGTACGCTGTCCGGCGGCGAGCAGCAGATGCTGGCGATGGCGCGGGCGTTGTTGTCGCGTCCGAAGCTGCTGTTGCTCGATGAGCCTTCGATGGGACTTTCGCCGATTATGGTCGAGAAGATCTTCGAAGTCGTTCGGGAGATTTCTAGCGAAGGGCTGACGGTGCTGCTCGTCGAGCAGAACGCGCGGCTGGCGCTTCAGGCCGCTAATCGCGGGTATGTGATGGATTCGGGTACCGTCACCATGTCCGGCGATGCTAAGGTCATGCTCGATGATCCTAAGGTTCGGGCGGCTTATTTGGGCGAGTGAGGGTCTTTTTCTTTCCTCGCGGGGCGGGGGTTTTGTTTGCTCCCGCTCTCTTCGGTCTTCTTGCTTGTTCGTAGAACTTGTATTCGTATCGGTCTATTAGCGTTGCCCCTCCCCGGGGCGGGGGTCACTTTCTTTGCTGCTGCAAAGAAAGTAACCAAAGAAAGCAGCTTTTTGGCCCGCAGCAATAACAGCGTGGGCACTCCGCAGAAGAACCGTGGCACTCAGCTAATCGGCAGCCCTGAATCAACTTCCGCGCCCGCTGAGCGCCACGTCCTCCGAGCCCCTTGGCTCGTCAACACCACACCCCCCGTTTTATGCTCCGCCTGCGATCCAGGCTTAGTTGACGACCGCGCAAACGCTGTTCGGAATACTAACGTTATGCGGACGCGCATTCGCGCGGACAAGCGCGCGTACCTATGCAAACGTTCGGTGTTAACGAGCCAAGGGGCTCGGAGGACGTGGTGCTTAGTGGGCGTGGAAGGTGATTCAGGGTTGATTTAAACTGAGTGCCAATGCTTTTCTGCGAAGTGATCACGCTCTTGATGCTGCGGGCCAGAAAAAAGCTGCTTTCTTTGGTTACTTTCTTTGCAGCAGCAAAGAAAGTGACCCCCGCCCCGGGGAGGGGCAACGCTAATAGACCGACACGAATACAAGTTTCACGAAGAAAGCAGCGGGCACCCCCGCCCCGGGGAGGGGCAAAGCAAATAGACCGAGACGAAAACAAGTTCCACGAAGAAAGCAGCCAGCAACCCCGCCCCGGGAAGGGGCACGCTGATAGACGGAAACGGGAGAACGAAGAGACAAAACTAAAGCCGCTTCCCGAGACTGACAACCTCATCAACGCGATACCCAAGCCGCTCATAAAAGGGCAAGAGATCCCGCCGAGCAGAAAGAATCTGCAAATTAACCTTAGGACATCCAGCACGAGAAAGCGCCGCTTCCGCATGAAGCATCAAAGCGCGCCCATACCCGCGCCCCCGCATGGCAGGCGAAACGGCGAGCGAATAAATCCACCCGCGATGCCCGTCATACCCGCACATCACAGTGCCGACGACATCCCCGTCGAGCGCTCCGACAAAGAACAACTCCGGCTGCGTGCGCAGCTTATTAGCAATCGACAACGCCGGATCGCGCTGCGGCCGCGATGCATCCGCGTACTCCGGAAACACATCGCGCCACAGAGCGATCACGGCATCGCGATCGCTCGCATCGAACGTGCGGATGATCACAGCGAATCGAGCACCGAGCGCAGCATCGACATCATCTGATCGATCTCGTCCTTGGTGACATTGAGCGCGGGCATGAAGCGCAGCAGATTCGGCCGTGCCGCGTTCAGCAAGAGTCCATCAGGCTGCATCAGCCGAGCCTTCTCGACGATCTGCGGCCCCTGATCGCGATCCAGCAGCAACGCGCGCAACAGACCTTCGCCGCGCTCGCCGTTGAAACCGCGTTCGTCCGATAGCTTCAGCAATTCCGAACGCAAATACTCGCCGCGCTCGCGCACGCCTTCGAGAAAGCCCGGTGCCGTCAGTTGCGAAATCACCGAATAGCCCACCGCCGTCATCAGCGGATTGCCGTTGTACGTGCCGCCCTGATCGCCCGCTTCGAAGCACGCCACATCCGCCGTGGACAGCAGCGCCGCGAGCGGCACGCCGCCGCCGATGCCCTTGCCGAGCGTCATGATGTCCGGCTCGATGCCCGACAGCTCGTACGCGAACAATGTCCCCGCGCGACCGCAGCCGCTTTGCACTTCATCGACGATCAACAGGATGTTGTGCCGCTTCGTCAGCGCGCGCAACTCATGCATGAACTCGCGCGTCGCGGGAATCACGCCGCCTTCGCCCTGAATCGGCTCCAGCATCACGGCCACGGTCTTCTCGTTGATGAGCTTCTCGACCGATGCGATATCGTTCAAATCCGCCTTCGGAAAGCCCGGCACCTGCGGCGCGTAGATCGTGTCCCAGCCCGCCTTGCCGCTCGCAGACATGGTCGCGAGCGTTCGCCCGTGGAAGCTGTGGTCGAACGTGATGATCTCGTACGCGCCGTTGCGGAACTTGCGGCCCCACTTGCGCGCGAGCTTGATCGCGCCTTCGTTCGCTTCCGCGCCGCTGTTGGCAAAGAACACCTTGTCGAAGCAACTGTGCTTTGTGAGCAGCGCGGCGAGCTTCGCCATCGGCTCGTTATAGAACGCGGGCGACGGATTGATCAGCGTGCGCGCCTGCTTCTCGAGCGCCTCGATCACGCCGTCGTTGCAGTGACCGAGCGAATTCACGGCCCAGCCCTGGATGAAGTCGAGATAGCGTTTGCCGGTGTTGTCGTAAAGCCAGGAGCCCTTGCCGTGCGTGAACACGATCTCGGGGCGGTTCGTGATGTACATCAGCGAATCGACGGGGTACTCATTGAAATTCATGACAGCAGGCTCCGGGCGTGGACTCAGGTGAAAAAAACGGCGCGCAAAAAACAAAAGCCACGGTGTTTCCGTGGCTTCATTCTCTGCGCTTCAGACTAACCGAACATGTGCGCGAATGCATGACGAGCCAGCGGCATCCCTAGGGAAGCGGCGAGCGGCGGCGTCGGACGATGGTTGCGATTCGGTTCATTCGCGAAGGATACGTGATGACGTTCGTGCATGTAAACCGCCGGCGTCGATTTGTTGCGCGCCGGCGGCATGCGTGAACCGCGCAGGCCGTCAGACCGGATGCGCGAGGTCCGCTGCGCTCGTGAACGAATCCGCGTAGAACTCGTCCTCCGGCAAGCGGTGATGCTGCGTGAAATCGCGCTGCGCCGATTCCACCATCACGGGCGCGCCGCACGCATAGACCTGATACGCGCTCAAGTCTGGCAGATCTTCGATGACAGCGCGATGAACGAAGCCCGTGCGGCCGGTCCAGCCGTCATGCGGATCGGGTTCGGACAGCACCGGCACGAACTTGAAGTTCGGCACTTCTTTCGCCCATTGCTCGGCGAGGTCCATCATGTACAGGTCTTTCTTTCGGCGTCCGCCCCAATAGAGCGTCATCGGGCGGTTCAGGTTTTTGAAGACCGCATGTTCGATGATCGCCTTGATCGGCGCGAAGCCCGTGCCCGATGCGAGCAGCACGATCGGCTTGTCCGATTCGTCGCGCAGGAAGAACGTCCCGAGCGGACCTTCGAAACGCAGGATGTCGCGCTCTTTCATCGCGCCGAACACGTGGTCCGTGAACGTGCCGCCCGGCATGTGGCGAATGTGCAGTTCGAGCGGGCCTTCGTGGTGCGGCGGGCTCGCCATCGAATAGCTGCGGCGCTTGCCGTCCTTCAGAATGAATTCGATGTACTGCCCCGCGAGATATTGCAGGCGCTCGTTAGCGGGCAGTTGCAGCTTCATTTCGATGACGTCGTCGGCCTTGCGCTGAAGCGCGTTCACGCGGCACGGCAGCTTCTTCACCTGCACGTCGCCGACGCCCGCGACTTCGCGCACGTCGATCGTGAGATCGCTCTGCGCGGTCGCGCAGCAGAAGAGCGCCATGCCGCGCGTTTTTTCGTCGTTGGAGAGCGCGGACGACGAATGCGGCGCCTGCTCGACTTCGCCTTCGACGACCGCGCCCTTGCAGGAACCGCACGCGCCGTTCTTGCAGCCGTAAGGCAAGCCGATGCCCTGGCGCAGCGCCGCGGTCAGCACCGGCTCGTCGGGTTCCACCTGAAACTGCCGGCCGCTTTGCCGGAGCGTTACGTTGAATGCCATAGATCGATTTCTTGCGATGTGTGAATGTGTCTTACGATGACGCCGGAACGCGTCACGCAAGCGGCGGATACAATGCTTCGCATGATCGCCACTCGAACCTTGCGCCGCCCGCGCGTGCTGATCGTCGGATGCGGCGATGTCGGGCTGCGCGTGCTGCCGCTCTTGCGTTCGCGCGCCGCGTCGCCGCGCGTGATCGCCCTCACGCATCATCCGGAACGCGCCGCTGAACTCCGCGCAGCGGGCGCCTCGCCGATCGCCGGCGACCTGGATGCGAAGCGCAGCCTTCGCAGGCTCGCGGGCATCGCGCCGCATGTGCTGCATCTTGCGCCGCCTCAGCGCGAAGGCGACACCGACCGCCGCACGCGTGCGTTGCTCGCGGCCTTGCGCGCGCCGCGCCGTTCGGTTGCGCGTGGCGCTCAGGCCGCCGTTGCCCGGCATCGTACCTGGCGCGCATCGACTTTCATTGTACCCGACGCCCCTTTTGGAGCCACATCGAGAGCCACATCGCGCGTTGTGCCTGTGCGCTTCGTGTATGCGAGCACGACGGGCGTCTACGGCGACTGCGGCGGCGCGCTGATCGACGAAACGCGGCCCGCGCGGCCGGACAACGAGCGCGCACGGCGGCGCGTGTCGGCCGAAGAGCAGTTGCGCCACGTGGGCGCGCGAAGCGGCTGGCGCGTTTCCATCGTGCGGATTCCCGGCATTTACGCGGAGAATCGCCTGCCGCTTGCGCGCATCGAACGGGCGATGCCCGCGCTCATCGAACGCGACGACGTCTACACGAATCACATTCACGCCGACGATCTCGCCGCGATTCTCATGCGCGCGCTCGGGCGCGGGCGGGCGCAGCGCGTCGTGAACGCGTCGGACGACACGGATTTGCGCATGGCCGACTATTTCGATCGCGTCGCCGACGCGTACGGTTTGCCGCGCGTGCCGCGCATCACGCGCGAGGAGGCGGAAACGCGTCTGGAACCGCTCACGCTCTCGTTCATGCGCGAGTCGCGCCGTCTGTGCAACGCACGCATGAAGCACGAGTTAGGCTACGCGCTGCGTCATCCGACCGTGGACGACTTCTTGCGCTCGCGCGTCGGCACGACGCGGCGCTAGATCAGCGCGGGAATCGTTTCGAGCAGGACGAAGCACATCAGCGCGCCGATCAATGCGCCGATGAGGTTCGGCGAGTAGCGGTGACGCACGTGCATGACAACACCCAATACCCCGATCACGACCGCGCTCAACGCCACGAACGCGATCAGCGCGACGCTCATGTGGGAAGCCATGATGCCCTCCTGCTTTCTTCTAGTGATTTTGAATCCGTAAGACGAGTATAAGAGCGCCGCGCGCGGAAGGCATGCTGCGGCGCAGCGGCGAGGCATCGGGGCTTGTACCGATTGGCGTGAAGATTGATCGCTGCGGGGCGCGCAGGGCACCGAGGTGTTGTCGCCGGGCCGGCGCCGTTCGCCTTCCGCGAGAGACGCCGAGAATGCAAAGCCGCCCGCGCGGTCCGATGCAGCTTTTGTTGCTGCGGGGCGGAGCGGGGCGCGTCAGCGCTGGGCGCAGTGCAGCCAGTTCGCTGTCGCCGCCCCAGCGCCATGCGGGTTGCGCGAGAGACGCCGGCAGCGCAATACCGCCCACGCGCTCCCCGATACAAATTTCTATTTGCTGCGGGCGGCGGGCATCGCCTTAGTCTTGCGCGCGGTGCTGCGAGATCCTCGTCACGGAGCCATTGCCATTCGCCTCTGCGAGAGATGCTGGCAGCGCATAGCCGCCCACGCGCTACCGATACAGTTTCTATCTGCTGCGGCCGGCGGGCATCGCCTTAGCGCTGGGCGCGCATTGCAGCGAGATTCTCGTCACCGAGCCATTGCCATTCTCCCTCGGCGACAGATGCCGGCAGCGCAGACCCGCCCACGCGGTCCGCGTGCAGCTTCTATTGCTGCGGCGCGCGCAATGCTGCGAGATCGTCGTCACCGAGCCATTGCCATTCGCCTTTCGCGAGAGACGCCGGCAGTGCATAGCTGCCCACGCGTTCCCGATACAGTTCTATCTGCTGCGGCCGGCGGGCATTGCCTTCGCGCTGGGCGCGCAGTTCACCGAGAGCCCGCCAGCGAGCCAGCGCCTTGCGCGTTCCGCGAGAGAGACGCCGGCAGCGCATAGCCGCCCACGCGCTCCGGGTGCAGCTACTATCGCTGCGGCGCAGCGCCTCAGCCCTGCGCGCGCAGTGCAGCGAGATCCTCGTCACCGAGCCATTGCCATTCACCTTCCGCGAGAGACGCCGGCAAC
The Caballeronia sp. M1242 DNA segment above includes these coding regions:
- a CDS encoding ABC transporter ATP-binding protein — protein: MSDKRTRLSVKGVNKRFGGLQALSEVGLEIKEGEIYGLIGPNGAGKTTFFNVITGLYTPDSGEFKLDGEAYTPTAVYQVAKAGIARTFQNIRLFGGMTALENVMVGRHVRTKHGLIGAVFQTPAERREEKEIKERALELLEYVGVLQYADYTSRNLSYGHQRRLEIARALATDPKLLALDEPAAGMNATEKVELTRLLDKIRADGKTILLIEHDVKLVMGLCNRMTVLDYGKVIAEGLPQDVQKDPKVIEAYLGAGVH
- the ispH gene encoding 4-hydroxy-3-methylbut-2-enyl diphosphate reductase; the encoded protein is MSLIESLTDIETDVEILLAQPRGFCAGVDRAIEIVERAIKLFGAPIYVRHEIVHNAYVVADLRKKGAIFIEELSDVPEGSTLIFSAHGVSKAVRVEAETRGLRVFDATCPLVTKVHMEVAKMRQEGFDIVMIGHKGHPEVEGTMGQSGEGMHLVEDIEDVLKLDLPDPNRIAYVTQTTLSVDDASAIINALKNKYPAIKEPKKQDICYATQNRQDAVKFLAPQCDVVIVVGSPNSSNSSRLREVAERSGIPAYMVDSPTQIDPNWVEGKKRIGVTAGASAPEVLAQAVIARLRELGVRSVRSLEGIEETISFPLPRGLSLPQ
- a CDS encoding ABC transporter ATP-binding protein, producing the protein MTSIQPIEPSTTLIPEKNTGKTLVVGIIVAAFVIAAPMVIGAAGGNYWVRVLDFAMLYVMLALGLNVVVGFAGLLDLGYIAFYAVGAYVAALLSSPQLTSQFEWIAHLAPGGLHVPFLLIVPVAMALAATFGVLLGAPTLRLRGDYLAIVTLGFGEIVRIFMNNLDRPVNITNGPKGITGIDPVTVAGFNLSQTHELFGMKFPSVYMYYYLFVLGALIVIWVCTRLQHSRIGRAWAAIREDEIAAKAMGINTRNVKLLAFAMGASFGGLSGAMFGAFQGFVSPESFTFWESIVVLACVVLGGMGHIPGVILGAVLLAVFPEFLRSTMGPLQNAVFGHQIVDTEVIRQLLYGLAMVLIMLYRSEGLWPAAKHEDKIAKIAKRNGKKPVRA
- a CDS encoding acetylornithine transaminase, with the translated sequence MNFNEYPVDSLMYITNRPEIVFTHGKGSWLYDNTGKRYLDFIQGWAVNSLGHCNDGVIEALEKQARTLINPSPAFYNEPMAKLAALLTKHSCFDKVFFANSGAEANEGAIKLARKWGRKFRNGAYEIITFDHSFHGRTLATMSASGKAGWDTIYAPQVPGFPKADLNDIASVEKLINEKTVAVMLEPIQGEGGVIPATREFMHELRALTKRHNILLIVDEVQSGCGRAGTLFAYELSGIEPDIMTLGKGIGGGVPLAALLSTADVACFEAGDQGGTYNGNPLMTAVGYSVISQLTAPGFLEGVRERGEYLRSELLKLSDERGFNGERGEGLLRALLLDRDQGPQIVEKARLMQPDGLLLNAARPNLLRFMPALNVTKDEIDQMMSMLRSVLDSL
- a CDS encoding branched-chain amino acid ABC transporter substrate-binding protein, giving the protein MRFKFAYAVSIAAAVAMATACGKKDEGGASGAAPAASAPTAATAAPAPASEATVVKIGHVAPLSGTQAHLGKDNENGARLALEEISAQGLTIDGRSIRLVLDSQDDAADPRTGEEAAQRLVDDHVVAVIGHLNSGVSIPASKIYSDAGIAEISPSTTNPQYTKQGYKTTFRVVATDALQGPVLAGYAIKTLHAKKVVIVDDATAYGRGLADEFAKTAQAGGVKVAARETTSEKARNFRAILLKIKRMQPDAVMYGGMDATGGPFAKEAAALGVKAKILAGDGVCTEQLPELAGDAVQNVVCSEAGPALAKMDKGADFAQKYEARFHTPVQIYAPFTYDAVYVIVDAMKRANSIEASKVLAAMATTDFNGLTGHIAFDDKGDLKTSTITLYDFKDKKKDVLDVVKQ
- a CDS encoding ABC transporter ATP-binding protein — protein: MLKVKGLQVNYGGIQAVKGVDLEVGQGELVTLIGANGAGKTTTMKAITGLKPFSGGDIEYMGQSIKGVPTHELLKRGLAMVPEGRGIFARMSILENMQMGAYLRNDSDGIQKDTERMFGFFPRLKERASQYAGTLSGGEQQMLAMARALLSRPKLLLLDEPSMGLSPIMVEKIFEVVREISSEGLTVLLVEQNARLALQAANRGYVMDSGTVTMSGDAKVMLDDPKVRAAYLGE
- a CDS encoding GNAT family acetyltransferase → MIIRTFDASDRDAVIALWRDVFPEYADASRPQRDPALSIANKLRTQPELFFVGALDGDVVGTVMCGYDGHRGWIYSLAVSPAMRGRGYGRALMLHAEAALSRAGCPKVNLQILSARRDLLPFYERLGYRVDEVVSLGKRL
- a CDS encoding CDP-6-deoxy-delta-3,4-glucoseen reductase, encoding MAFNVTLRQSGRQFQVEPDEPVLTAALRQGIGLPYGCKNGACGSCKGAVVEGEVEQAPHSSSALSNDEKTRGMALFCCATAQSDLTIDVREVAGVGDVQVKKLPCRVNALQRKADDVIEMKLQLPANERLQYLAGQYIEFILKDGKRRSYSMASPPHHEGPLELHIRHMPGGTFTDHVFGAMKERDILRFEGPLGTFFLRDESDKPIVLLASGTGFAPIKAIIEHAVFKNLNRPMTLYWGGRRKKDLYMMDLAEQWAKEVPNFKFVPVLSEPDPHDGWTGRTGFVHRAVIEDLPDLSAYQVYACGAPVMVESAQRDFTQHHRLPEDEFYADSFTSAADLAHPV
- a CDS encoding branched-chain amino acid ABC transporter permease, which gives rise to MDIFIQQILNGLVLGSVYAIIALGYTMVYGILGIINFAHGDVLMVGAMVALSAIGVMQNHFPSMPGPIMLTIALIVAAIVCAIVGYTIERVAYRPLRKAPRLAPLITAIGVSILLQTVAMMIWGRNPLAFPQLLPTDPINVITATETRPGAVISMTEIVIIVVAFLVMGGLLLLVHKTKLGRAMRAIAENPGVASLMGVNPNFVISATFMIGSALAALAGVMIASEYGNAHFYMGFIPGLKAFTAAVLGGIGNLGGAMVGGVLLGLIEQLGAGYIGNLTGGVFGSNYQDVFAFVVLIIVLVFRPSGLLGERVADRA